The DNA window TGGTAATGGAAGATTCGGAAATACTGGTTATTCCTCGAATGGATTTTCTAGATCTTGTACACAGCAATAGGGATGTGGCCAATAAGTTTATTAAACTTCTTTCCTCAAATGTGATGGATAAAGAAGAACAATTGTTAAATCTTGCATATAATACTGTAAGAAAGCGCGTAGCCACAGCATTAGTTAGTCTTTTCGATACATATAAAGAAGAAGACAAAGATGAGTTTTCCATGCCTATTTCCCGAGACGATTTAGCGAGTATGGTAGGCACAACGACAGAATCTGTTATAAGAACTCTCTCCGAGTTTAAGGATGAATCTTTAATTTCTATTAAAGGAAGAAACATAACAATTCTTCAGCCCAAAGAATTAGCCAAAATTAAATACTGATAAAAATCACCTTTTGCTTTGACTGGCCTCATCGCAGAGTAAGGTGTGTCCATTCATTTTTGTAAAGTCACAAATATGTACAAAGGTCATTTATTATTGACCTTTTTTACTATTACAAGCGATTTTTACATGATATCAGTACTTGTACCAACAGATTTTTCAAAAAATGCATATCACGCGCTCAAGTATGCGATCTCTATGATCAATGGAAAATCTATTCATGTGATATTGTTAAATACGTATCAATTGCTTCCCTCCACAAGTGAAATGTTTATTTCAATTGACGATATCCTTCAAAAGAATTCTGAGAAAGGTTTGAAGAATGAAATTGAAACAGTACAAAAGGAATTTCCAAAGAAAAATTTTACTTATGATTTGATTTCGCTCAGTGGCAGTCTGAAATTTGGAATAAAACAAGTGATTAAAGACCAGAATGTTGATCTGGTCATGATGGGAACATGTGGAGCGACAGGTCTAGAAAAACTTTTTATTGGAAGCAATGCCTCCGACATAATAAAGTCCATTGGTAAACCAGTTGTCATTCTGCCGGATGAAAAAAAAATAAAAAAACTGGATAAAATAGTTCTTGCCATTGGTTACTCAGAACCGGTTGACGCAAAAATGTTGCAATCATTAAAATTGATGGCAGAATTAAATAAATCACGTATCCATATAGTTTCCATTGTTCCGGAGGGCAAGTCTTCTGAAATTATGAAAATTTCAAACAAAGCGGCGGTCTGTGCTGAGCTGGAAGATTTCCCACATAGTTATGAATTAATAGAAGGGAGTAATGTTGTGGATTCCATCAATAGTTTTGTCCTCAAAAAAAAAGCCAATATGCTTGCTGTTATTCCGCATAAGATGGGGTTTTTCGAGAGTTTCTTTCACAAAAGTGTGAGCAAGGAACTTGTGCTACGGGCACAAATTCCAATGATGGCCATGCATTAAGCTATTCATTCACAATTTCAGTATTACCTTGTAATAACCATTCTCGATTTGGTAATCCCGTATTTCGGATGAGCTATTTGGACAATATACACTCCTGAAGCCTGGTCTTTAAGATTTAGCAAGACGCTCTTTGTACCGGAATAAATTTCCTCTTCAAACACCTTATATCCCATTTGATTGTAAATCGTCAATACTTCTTCTCCCTCAGCCGGAGCTTCAAATTCCAAGATTGAAGTTCCCTTGTTCGGATTTGGATATAATTTAAAGTTAAATGTATTTGATGTCAACTGATTTTCAATAGCGTTAGGCACCCAAATATTAGTCGTATCATCGCTTGCTACCTGATATATTTCCCTGGTTACATTGTCCTGAATAAACGCTACTACGTAAATACTATCAGGGTTGTAAACATTGTTATAATTCCAGTTGAAATTAATGGATCGAGAATCTCCAGGCACGTTAATAGTATTGATATTTGTTCCTGAAGCTTGAGGTAAGAATTTTTTAAATGCGCTTCTAAATTCAACACCTTGAGGAATTTGAATTGTTCCACTTGAAAAAGCATTCACCGGAATGAATTTTTCGATTACAGCTATAAATGCTGTGTACTCTCTTCCCTGTACCAGATTTTGTTTGGCAGTATAGGTAACAGTTCCATTGAGGTTGTTATTTGTTTTTGTAACACTCAAATCAATATCAAATTTTGCGTCTTTAAGTATTCTTTGAGCCACAAATTTTTGCTTTCCATCATCCAGAATATTGGCATTGGAAACCCAGGTTGAGGTCACATTGTTGAATACGTTTCCTTCAAAAACAGTCCTCGGAATAGTAGAAACGCCGTAAAATAATGATCTGGCACCCTGCTCCAATGAATTGTCTAAATTGACGGGATCCTGACCGGGGAAATCCGTATGATACTGAATATCCAGAATATCATATTGGTTTCTCATTGTGTTTATTAATTCATTGTGATCTTTATCGCCTTGTCTTGCATTTTGATCTGAAATGTTTGTGAAATGCTCAATCAAAGTCAGTTTATCCCTTTCCTTAATCCGAACGTTCCCAAATGCAAAGCCCTCTCTGGCTCCAACGTTCACATTAGAACTTCCAAAGGCCATTCTTAGACGAACAAATGGATTATTAGAACCAATTGGCGGGTTATTTCTTAGGGTATCTAATTGATGGCGGGCTTCTCTCCATACAGAATCCTGTATGCTCCATCCAACCTGACCCAAAGCTTGATTTCCGGGGTTTCCGGCAATAGAACTTTCATTATACCATTCCAAACCTGTTTCTTCCAATCCTACGGTTTTCCATGTTTGACCTCTGTTTTGAGAATACTGAAGAACGACCCCATCATTTACAGCCAGATCGCTGAAATAATCAAATATTATCATTGGCCGTCTTACCCTTGAAAAATCAAAACAAGGGCCTTCCACATAGGATTTCTCTTGCGAGTTATAAGAACCATTAGCATTCGTTATCCAAACCTGTTGAATACTTCCATTTGGCCCGGTGTTAATTTTTGTGCCGTTTGGAAAAGCTTGTTCCCAGCTGTATCCTGTGCTAAGTGTAGCTGGACGCCATTCAATACTGTCATTGTCGAAATCCGAAGTATATACAGCTCCATTTGATAGGTCAATCACAGGCCGGATATCGAGTCTTAAAATCGTATCATCCGAACAACCATAACTTGTAGCCAGATCTAATTGCATTGCATATGCTCCTGGATCATTAAATTGATAGTTAAAACCCCCACTATTGACAAATGAATCTAAAAGATTATTTTGATTAAATGGGAATTGACTTAGTCTCCATTTGAAATCCCCACTGCCAACAGAATCTGTGTTGTCTGAATTATTTGTGAAGACAATATCAATGTCTTCGCAGATATCATTGATATTAAATTTTGCAATAGGGGGGGCACCAAAGTAAATGTCCCTATCAGTATCGTCTTCGCAGCCAATGGTATTTGTTACTTTTAATTCTATGTTATAAGTATTCTGACCAAGCCCTATAGTATCATAATCAAAAGTTGGATTTTGAACATTTGAAAATCGATTTGGTGCTAATATCCACTCCCAGGAAATTATCGAATCGGCGGGGTTACCCGGTGTATTATTATTTAATGATGTATCAACAAAATTAATCGGATCAGTAATACAAAACTCGTTGACTTCAAATCCAGCTACCGGATCTGCATAAATATAGATATCCTGGCTGTCAGTATCGACACAGGCACCGGATTGAGTTACTAGGTCAACATACAAAGTTAATGGACCAACCGGTTGAAACTGAGGTGTAAATACATTTCCATTTGGATTTTGGCCATTTGGAATTCTTCTGAATATATTTCCGGCCAGAAACCCATTTGGTTGATTTTCTATAATGATATAATTACTTGGATCAGATTTACAAAATTGAGAAAGAGAACTGATGGTATCCTGTATTGTAAATTCGATATTTGGTTTGGGATATACAGTTACTGCTTTAGATAGTGAATCAATACATCCATAACCGTTAAGAACCGTATATTTAATAGAATCAGTTGTACCCTGATCCGTAAAAGCTGCCGGAATGACCTGGGGATTAAAAGTAGCCGAATCATTGGCAAAGTTTAAGATACCCGGGCCTGAAAAATAGCCGGAATCGAAATTAGAAATCCCACCCAATCCAAAAACTAAATCAATTGTATCATATTCACAATACCTGGGAGATGGGCTGAAACTATTGTTCGTTAATCTAGGTAAAGGATTTACGATAAGGCTCTGAAATGCCTCATTTCTACATCTTGGTGCAGTTTCAGTTTCAGTAAATGTATAGTGCAAGGTATAATTGATAGGATTTAATACACTTTGTGCGATTTCATTTGGTTTTAAAAAAAACAAAGTATCGTTTGGCTGACCACTTACTGAATTGAAAAAGTTTTCACTTGGTAGGATTGGATTACCATTGACCTGTACAGAACCAAACCCAGACATTGTTGAAGTTGGCCTTATGATAAGAGTGTCTACGCTTTTGCATATTTCCGGATTGTTACCGGTTATAGTTAAAAAGGATGTATCAATTAATAAGTCTAAATTAGGTGTATCTAAAACATCTATTATAAAGGTAAAAACATCCTGACAGCCCGTATTTGAAGTATAGTTAAATTGCAATGTATGTGGTCCTGTGAGATTGGTATTAATCGGATAAAAAGTCCAAACTGTATCACTAACTCCTGGACGAATACTAGTACCCATTGTACTTCCATCAGACAAATCGGTAAATACAGATTCATTAAAGTTTACAGTTGAAGAAATCGAAGTATCATTTCTTCCAACGAAGTAAATTGAATCTCCATTAATACAAATGGGAATCGTATCATTGTTGAGATTACTAATATTGGGTTGAGATAACACAGAATTAAATACATTAACTCCGAGAAATGGTTCGGCCTCTATGTCTACGAGTTTGCTTACACTGTCAATGCATCCAGTGACCGTATCAGTAAAGACATGTCGAATCTCATATTGAGTACCTGAAGGAAGGGCAGAAGAGAATTGGATAGTATCATTTGTTGGAGATCCAATCAATCCACCAGGTCCGGGACCCGGATCTGGTATTATTTTATATAAACCTGTTCCTGTAATTGGTGGGCCGGGTAGGAATGAACGATAAATATTTACAGCCGGATCTTCGGTGCAAAATTTATTAAAAGTCGGAGGATCATCATTAAATGAAGACAAAGGATCACCATTTATTTCAAAATTGCTTGGTATTCCATTGACTTCAACATTTTGAGAACTGCTGTTAAAACACCCGGTCACAGGATGTGTAAATCCATAGGTTATCGTTTTTGTCCCGGCTGAGAATGTGGAAAAGGTTTGCTGTGGGTTAAATATAGCTTCTCCACTGCCTAAATTCAATGTATTAGTGTTTGAAGATGTGTATGTACCACCATTTTGATTTCCTTTTAACAAGATATAAGTTTCATTGCTGCAAAATCTCAAATCCGAAATTGTATCTCCAAACAGAGTATCTGTTAAAACGTAACCTACGACTGGAAGCGGACTTACAGTCATCGTAAGTGAAGCTGAATCAATACAAGTGTTGCCAGGGTGAAATTGTCTGAAAATATAGGTAACTATATGATTTCCAACACCTGCGGTTACAGGATTGAAAATCGCGTTTTCATTATTTTGAGAAAAAACATTTGAAAAACTTGTATTATCATTCCCAATAGGAACTGGTGAACCTGTAACACTGACTTGTGCACCATCAATGCATAATGAATCGTCAAAAACAGAGATTCCTACTGTTGGCAAGGCATTTATTGCAGTGTTTGCAAAAACCGAATCAATACATCCAATTGTATCCGTGAATACATAAAAGAATGTATCTGCAACATTTGGTGAAAGTACGGTAACATCAAGAAGCCCACTTAAAGAGTCAATGGCAATATGTGCTGTACCCACACCTCCAAAATATCCAGTACCCACCGTTGGAATAGTGGTGCCACCTATCAATGTGTCTTGAAGACTATTAATACAATAGTCAACATCCAATCCACTAAGCGTTGCTGTTGGTACCAGATTAACAGATCTAACAGAATCAACAGAATTAGTACACCCAAATATATTTGTGTAAGTATAGGTGAAGTTTTGCGTACCCAATGTTGGAATCCCAGGAGTAAATTCAACAGTACCAAGACTGTCATTATTACTAAGACCGGATCCTGAAAATACTCCAAAAGTTGTAACATTATCCGGTATTGGATTTCCAGTAATCAAATCTGTGACATCATTTGAGCAATAATTTCCACTTTGCGAAAATGTCATACTCGGAGTTGGAATAGAATTCACCGTCAAACTAACAGTGCTGGTATCATTACAACCATTTGCATCTTCATAAATATAGGTGACAATTGTGTTTCCAACTCCCGCTGTGATTGGAGCAAAATCTGCAGAGTTTCCAAAATTGCTTATCCCGCTTCCTGAGAAATTCTGTACAGCCCCACTTGAAGGAATTCCATTTAATGTTCTTACGGGGTCATTTAGACAAAATACAGAACTACCATTTGTATTAATAGAAGCATTCGGAGCTGTGTTGATTCTAATTGTTGTTGTCACGTTTAATACTGATGCACCCAATTGATAATCATACTGTAAAATATAATTACCCGGAGCAGCATTTGGATTAATAACCCCTTGTGTCGTACTTGCTCCTAGAGGCGATAAAACTCCGGCAATAGGTACAAACCCAATGGGTGTTCCTCCCGAGGCTGGAACTCCAGTAATCGTATCCAAAGGCTCATCGCTACAATAGGCTGGTTCTTCTCCAATAATGTCACCTGAGCCTGCACTTGAGACTGTAACATTCAATAAATCAGAATCGCTACATCCATTAGTATCGATCTGAGTATAGCTCAAATTAAAATTACCGGCACCGGTAAGTCCGGGAAAAAATTGATTTCCAAAAACACCCGGACCACCATATGTGCCACCGGCTGGTGAACCTCCTGTAAGGGTAAATGCCGGGTCAGTGGTCAAATAACTGGTTTGATCAATAAATGAAACAGAAGTGTTTTCATTTACCGTAATATTTTCAGTGTTGGAACTGACACATCCAAATTCATTAGTGTAAGTATAGTCAATTGTAAAAGTTCCTGCTCCCGATACCAAAGGGTCAAAATCAGATATGCCATTTCCTCCATCCGTTAAGCCAGAGCCTGCTACCAAACTGAATACACCTGTGGCTGGAAGAACAGGTGCAGGACTTGCAGAAATTGTTTGATTTCCATCCTCTATACAAATAGAATCATTGGGGATGGTTATTAAAATAGTATTCCCATTACTTATTTTTCTTTGAACTACGTTTGATGTTGCGTCATCGCCCCCTTTATAAGTTATCCTTCTAAAAAATCTAACGTTGGTATGCGGACCATTAACCGTGTATGAAGGAGAAGCTCCAGCCACAAATATTTTTGTCCATGATGCTCCATTGGTAGAAATTTCCCATCTAATACTATCAGCACCTGGTTCTACAGTATGACTAAAAATAACTAATGGATCAGAATTGCCATTACAAAGTGTGGTATCAAATCTACCTGCAAAAAACTCAACTTCGCCACCGATTATATTACCGGGATCATTTAATGCAACCACACCATAAACTACAACGCAAAGATTAGCATCACGAACAGTCAGTGTATAATTTCCGGCGGAAAGATTGTTGAAATTAGGACTTGTCTGATAGTTTGAACCATTATTAATAGAATAGTTGTAAGCTCCTGTACCTCCGCTTACGGGATTGAAATTAATGAATCCATTAGACCCACCCACAAATGTTGGATCACCGGTAGTTGGAGCGGGGATGGAGATGGCGGCAGGGTTATTAATATTCTGATCAGTACCATCTAATGTACAACCGTTCGCATCTCTAAAATACACATCCTTATTTCCCGGTGTTAAAGCACTAGCAGTTGCACCATTGGCAAAAGAAAAGGGTCCGCCGGCGCCATTAATGGAAAAATCAATTGGGGCTGTTCCTCCCGATGCCAATGCAGTAATGGTACCATCATTCGCATTATTGCAAGTAATATCTGTTTTAGTGACACTATTTTCAACAATTGCATTTGGCTCGGTAATCGAAAAGGATGAGCCTGGAACACGACAACCATTGACATCTTGGTAATAAATTGAATACGCACCCGGACTAAGGGAGGAAGCTGTTGCGCCATTCGGGGTAGAATAGGGGCCTCCGATTCCATTGACAGAAAAGGTGATCAAACCGGTTCCACCGGCAGCAGTAGCTGTAATTGTACCATCATTGGCGCCATTGCAAACAACATGGGTTCGCACGGCAGAAGATTCGGTAATTAATGCCGGCTCATTAACTATTTCATCCGGGCCATCCACCTGGCATCCGTTTACATCCTGAAAATAAATATCATAGGTAGCATCGCTTAAATTATTTACAGCACTACCAACATTTGTATTGAAAGGGCCTGCTATACCATTTATGGAATAGGTAATTTGTCCTGTGCCTCCACTTGCATTTGCGGTAACACTTCCGTCCGTTAATCCATTGCATGAAATATCTACTGCTGAACCGGCCGCCGGTGCGATTGCACTTGGTTCAATGATCGTTACATCAGGTGCATCCAGCTGACATCCGTTGGCATCCTGAAAATAGATATCATAGATAGCTGCGCCCAAATTATTGATAGCATTTCCAGTAATGGTTGAATATGGGCCACCAACACCATTAATTGAGTAACTTATTGTTCCGGTACCTCCACTTGCGCTTGCAGTTAAGCTTCCGTCAGTAAGTCCGTTACAGGAAATATCAGTTTTGACGTTTGCCGCCGGCGAAATTACTGAAGGCTCATTTATTGTCACATCGCTTCCATCAAGTTGACAACCATTGGCATCCTGAAAATAAACATCGTAAGGACCAGAGCCTAAGCTATTTACTGAAGCCCCGGAGTTAGTTGAATAAGGGCCACCAATACCACTGGTGGAATAAGTAATCGTTCCCGTTCCCCCTGTAGCAATCGCCGTTATTGTTCCGTCCGAAACACCATTACAAGTCATATCGGTTTTACTCACCGATTGTTCACTTAATACAGAAGGTTCATCAATAATAGCAACATTGCTGCTATTGGCAACACAACCAAGATTATCACGAACGGTAACAATATATCCACCGCCAGCAAGGGAAGTAATGGGAGAGGCGGAGTAAGGATAAGTAGACCCAAAATCTATAGAATAATCATAAGGCGCATTACCGGTTGTGATGTTCACAGTAATTGTGCCATCTCCATCACCATTACAGGTAATATCGGTTGAGGTAAGACTAATGCCAGTTAATGCTTGTCCGGAACTCAATGAACCATGGCTATTCGCACCCGGAGCATTTGTGGCATGAGTGGCTGTACCTCCTCTATCTATATCTGCAGAAGGAAGAGCGGGGGTGGAAGTTCTAACTCTTAACCCTGAAATGATAATGCTATCAGTACTAGTTGCACTACCAAGATTAATAGAATAAGTTATAAATACAGAATCAGGAAAAACAGTAAAAGTGCCACTTGTAAATGAATCCGATAGAAATACATTACCCGTAAATGGTTCGAATTGAAATCCGGCCGGTAATATTAATGAATAGGTAACACCTGACTCTCCGGCAAGAAAATCAGCTGGTAAAGATTCAATAATTACAATGGAATCAAGATTTACATAGTTATTATCGGGGCAAAGTTGTAAGGCTGTAGCCGGAGTGACTGTCTGTGCAAATATCGAAGAGTTGCTCAGTGTCAATAGTGTTAAGGCTACAAGAAGAAGTAGTATTTTTCTCATAAATAGAATGTCTTAAAGCATTTGTGGTGCTTTGTTAAGATTAATACGGTAAAATGTGCTCTAAGGATTTAAAATTCCTTTATTATCTACTTTAATAGTATTAATAAGCGAATTACCCTCAAATCCTGTGTATCCAGTTATTATATAACCACCATCTTTGGTGGGCGCAATGGCTAATGCCTCTTCATCTCCGGTACCACCGTAGGTCTTTTCCCAGTTGATCTTACCATCATTTTTAATTGAAGCGATATAATGATCAAAACCACCTCCCTGACTTAAATCACTATCGTTTGTTGTACCAGCTATTAAATAATTTTTAGTCAGATCATTAAAGACGAAATCATTTGCAATAAAATTTCCATTTTTTCGATATTCAAATGGACTTCCTCTTAACAGTTTATCATTGCCTAATTCCTGAATAAAAAATGCCTGTGAAGATTGAGAAGTACCTAAAATTGAAAATCCATCATCAATTCTAATTATTTTATTGCCTGTGCTATTTGAACCGAGTTCTAATTCCCTAAAATTATTAATGGGAATACCGTCGTTCTTATTTCTAATATTAAGAATGATCGGTTTTTCAATTCCATTTTCAACTGAATACCCTGTAAACAAAATGTTATCAAATTCATCACCGGAGAGAACACAACTTTTGATTTCATCGTCCGA is part of the Hyphobacterium sp. CCMP332 genome and encodes:
- a CDS encoding universal stress protein — its product is MYKGHLLLTFFTITSDFYMISVLVPTDFSKNAYHALKYAISMINGKSIHVILLNTYQLLPSTSEMFISIDDILQKNSEKGLKNEIETVQKEFPKKNFTYDLISLSGSLKFGIKQVIKDQNVDLVMMGTCGATGLEKLFIGSNASDIIKSIGKPVVILPDEKKIKKLDKIVLAIGYSEPVDAKMLQSLKLMAELNKSRIHIVSIVPEGKSSEIMKISNKAAVCAELEDFPHSYELIEGSNVVDSINSFVLKKKANMLAVIPHKMGFFESFFHKSVSKELVLRAQIPMMAMH
- a CDS encoding T9SS type A sorting domain-containing protein gives rise to the protein MRKILLLLVALTLLTLSNSSIFAQTVTPATALQLCPDNNYVNLDSIVIIESLPADFLAGESGVTYSLILPAGFQFEPFTGNVFLSDSFTSGTFTVFPDSVFITYSINLGSATSTDSIIISGLRVRTSTPALPSADIDRGGTATHATNAPGANSHGSLSSGQALTGISLTSTDITCNGDGDGTITVNITTGNAPYDYSIDFGSTYPYSASPITSLAGGGYIVTVRDNLGCVANSSNVAIIDEPSVLSEQSVSKTDMTCNGVSDGTITAIATGGTGTITYSTSGIGGPYSTNSGASVNSLGSGPYDVYFQDANGCQLDGSDVTINEPSVISPAANVKTDISCNGLTDGSLTASASGGTGTISYSINGVGGPYSTITGNAINNLGAAIYDIYFQDANGCQLDAPDVTIIEPSAIAPAAGSAVDISCNGLTDGSVTANASGGTGQITYSINGIAGPFNTNVGSAVNNLSDATYDIYFQDVNGCQVDGPDEIVNEPALITESSAVRTHVVCNGANDGTITATAAGGTGLITFSVNGIGGPYSTPNGATASSLSPGAYSIYYQDVNGCRVPGSSFSITEPNAIVENSVTKTDITCNNANDGTITALASGGTAPIDFSINGAGGPFSFANGATASALTPGNKDVYFRDANGCTLDGTDQNINNPAAISIPAPTTGDPTFVGGSNGFINFNPVSGGTGAYNYSINNGSNYQTSPNFNNLSAGNYTLTVRDANLCVVVYGVVALNDPGNIIGGEVEFFAGRFDTTLCNGNSDPLVIFSHTVEPGADSIRWEISTNGASWTKIFVAGASPSYTVNGPHTNVRFFRRITYKGGDDATSNVVQRKISNGNTILITIPNDSICIEDGNQTISASPAPVLPATGVFSLVAGSGLTDGGNGISDFDPLVSGAGTFTIDYTYTNEFGCVSSNTENITVNENTSVSFIDQTSYLTTDPAFTLTGGSPAGGTYGGPGVFGNQFFPGLTGAGNFNLSYTQIDTNGCSDSDLLNVTVSSAGSGDIIGEEPAYCSDEPLDTITGVPASGGTPIGFVPIAGVLSPLGASTTQGVINPNAAPGNYILQYDYQLGASVLNVTTTIRINTAPNASINTNGSSVFCLNDPVRTLNGIPSSGAVQNFSGSGISNFGNSADFAPITAGVGNTIVTYIYEDANGCNDTSTVSLTVNSIPTPSMTFSQSGNYCSNDVTDLITGNPIPDNVTTFGVFSGSGLSNNDSLGTVEFTPGIPTLGTQNFTYTYTNIFGCTNSVDSVRSVNLVPTATLSGLDVDYCINSLQDTLIGGTTIPTVGTGYFGGVGTAHIAIDSLSGLLDVTVLSPNVADTFFYVFTDTIGCIDSVFANTAINALPTVGISVFDDSLCIDGAQVSVTGSPVPIGNDNTSFSNVFSQNNENAIFNPVTAGVGNHIVTYIFRQFHPGNTCIDSASLTMTVSPLPVVGYVLTDTLFGDTISDLRFCSNETYILLKGNQNGGTYTSSNTNTLNLGSGEAIFNPQQTFSTFSAGTKTITYGFTHPVTGCFNSSSQNVEVNGIPSNFEINGDPLSSFNDDPPTFNKFCTEDPAVNIYRSFLPGPPITGTGLYKIIPDPGPGPGGLIGSPTNDTIQFSSALPSGTQYEIRHVFTDTVTGCIDSVSKLVDIEAEPFLGVNVFNSVLSQPNISNLNNDTIPICINGDSIYFVGRNDTSISSTVNFNESVFTDLSDGSTMGTSIRPGVSDTVWTFYPINTNLTGPHTLQFNYTSNTGCQDVFTFIIDVLDTPNLDLLIDTSFLTITGNNPEICKSVDTLIIRPTSTMSGFGSVQVNGNPILPSENFFNSVSGQPNDTLFFLKPNEIAQSVLNPINYTLHYTFTETETAPRCRNEAFQSLIVNPLPRLTNNSFSPSPRYCEYDTIDLVFGLGGISNFDSGYFSGPGILNFANDSATFNPQVIPAAFTDQGTTDSIKYTVLNGYGCIDSLSKAVTVYPKPNIEFTIQDTISSLSQFCKSDPSNYIIIENQPNGFLAGNIFRRIPNGQNPNGNVFTPQFQPVGPLTLYVDLVTQSGACVDTDSQDIYIYADPVAGFEVNEFCITDPINFVDTSLNNNTPGNPADSIISWEWILAPNRFSNVQNPTFDYDTIGLGQNTYNIELKVTNTIGCEDDTDRDIYFGAPPIAKFNINDICEDIDIVFTNNSDNTDSVGSGDFKWRLSQFPFNQNNLLDSFVNSGGFNYQFNDPGAYAMQLDLATSYGCSDDTILRLDIRPVIDLSNGAVYTSDFDNDSIEWRPATLSTGYSWEQAFPNGTKINTGPNGSIQQVWITNANGSYNSQEKSYVEGPCFDFSRVRRPMIIFDYFSDLAVNDGVVLQYSQNRGQTWKTVGLEETGLEWYNESSIAGNPGNQALGQVGWSIQDSVWREARHQLDTLRNNPPIGSNNPFVRLRMAFGSSNVNVGAREGFAFGNVRIKERDKLTLIEHFTNISDQNARQGDKDHNELINTMRNQYDILDIQYHTDFPGQDPVNLDNSLEQGARSLFYGVSTIPRTVFEGNVFNNVTSTWVSNANILDDGKQKFVAQRILKDAKFDIDLSVTKTNNNLNGTVTYTAKQNLVQGREYTAFIAVIEKFIPVNAFSSGTIQIPQGVEFRSAFKKFLPQASGTNINTINVPGDSRSINFNWNYNNVYNPDSIYVVAFIQDNVTREIYQVASDDTTNIWVPNAIENQLTSNTFNFKLYPNPNKGTSILEFEAPAEGEEVLTIYNQMGYKVFEEEIYSGTKSVLLNLKDQASGVYIVQIAHPKYGITKSRMVITR